aaaaaatatccatAGGAAGAAAGAATAAAAATTAACTCACTATTTTCTAcgggtgcacctcacgggatcgaattagaaatgcacgaaaaaccaaatattggagggcaaagatcgaaaatcgaaagatcttagagtatgtatcgtttaccatgcacccttttttttgatctttcgacttaagatctttcgattttcgatctttgccttccgatatttggtttttcgtgcatttctaattcgatcccgtggggtagacccatTTTCTACATATTGAACACAAGTCATTACAATAAATCTTATCAAtaggtaattaaatatatttttttattactatacaATTGTTAATCGttcaattgaattattaaattttgatacatatgtatgtattgtatagtaATACAATATCTACAATGacctataaatattatgtatatatttatttagttactatataaataataataatcagtaCTTACaattttctttcgaaattatttatattgaataatatataataatgcatacatatgtatataatatatgagtaTATGAAATGgtagttttaaaattattcctGAAAgaaagaattttaatttattttgattaatggTTGTCATGGATtagctttttactttattttgtttgtaaatACAATATCAAGTTTATCCAAAAAAAGGAAAACTAAATCCTTTCGGCCgtgtaaaatatttaacttcttaaaataaataatataacatatgtacaattatatCACAGATAAGATATTCTGGTACATTTGgtgatatttttgtaaaaataaataatctgaCTAAGCTATTGTTTGGAACGCCTTTTGTGATCCAAAATATATAAGTgatatttcatatgaaaatatataattatgtgtacttctttttaaattataaatgcagaattacatgaaaaataataattttctacaaaaatataccaaaatttaataatttactcCTTTTTCAAATCATTATTAACAGAATTGAGAGGCTCTACCACGGCTACTTCTTCATCTTTTTCGTCTTCGTCTTGATCTTCCACGCTGGGTAACACATTGACGTGTTGCTTTGGAGCACgcatattattcaaaattggtTTACTTTTTTCCAATTCAATTTTTGGTACAGGATTGtcttttttccttctattcagTCGACGGCATGCTTTGACGTTAACTCTCACCGGTGACCACAAAATGATTATTATACCCAATGCAAATAAACCCAATCCTACTGCATTTCCCATCATGGGGACTTTCAGGAGCGATTTGACACCATCTGCTATTTCAGCATTAACTGTGACATGCTGTTCGAACCACAACACCGGCAAAAATATATGAGGAACGTCGTTATATAACCTGAAATCATCCATATTGTCATTTATAAGATACTATAtactaatttttcattaaatttatactgATTTTGAATTTACATAATTGTACAAATTAcacgtttatataaaatgttgacTTACGTAACATAGTTACTAGGTGATACCagaaaattcaattgaaatctTGCGGCAACATCAACCGGAATACCAGATGTCTAAAATGATTTGATTAATCAATTAACATACTGCATAGCTTGCATTATAATGAatctatttgtatacatatataattaaaaattgaattaagcTACATACGGGTTCCAAGGCtatgtaaaatttgtgtttATCTTCATCAGGCGAAAGTCCTTCTATAGCATCTAAATAATAAGGATCTGCCAAATAGAAATGTGGGAAAGATATAAATGCAGGTGAACCATATCTACAAGTCGATACGTTGAGTGTACCAGATGGCTGACATTCTCCAGCACAAAAACATTTGTTTTCAGGATGAATTGTACctgaaattgatttaaattttgaatttaattctataatgattgttgaaacgttattaaatattgaattaccgTTGTCTAAGATGCTGCTTCCTCCTGAATATTTATATGCAGGTATTCCTTGAACAGTTACTACTTCGTCATAGTCAAAAGTAATTGTCCGGCAAAGATCGGCTGAAAACATTGAAATCTTTTGGGTTTTTGATAACTTCGGTGGATAAAATTCACCAGCTGATCCTTCTACCTTCAATACCAATAAACATAGCTTAATAAATagttataataacaataattttcatttataatatggatacatataatattatattggcaTCACCTTTGCACATGATCCAGAAAAGAACGGAGTCCTTGTGttattattccaatttttaagAACACCAAACGATTTAATATTACCATAGCCGGTGGCCATGTTAAAATAGCCGTCATTTTCAGTAGATCCATTTCTCTAAaacaatttactttttattattatcaaagcaGAGTAAACGttgcaatattataataactttaAATCACCTTATAAAACCAACCAAACTTATCAACTGGTGGCGCGTTTGTTTCCTTTTGAGGAAGACTTTTTGCCAAATCTAACAATGGATCATCGTAACCGTCAAATAATAATTCTCTTGCTGTTTTAGTTACAGATATTtcttgattgaaaatagtcaGTCCCATCGATAAACCTTTTTGACGAATATAATTCCAATACCTCGACGTATAAACTGCACTCTATTGATtgataaaaacattaaataaaattaaaatacacatagttaattcaaataacaatatctgcacgaatattttatatacatactgcTGCTATTGCGTTCAACGTTGTTATATTATCATCTAAGGTTCCTTTGCTACCTTCTTCGTCGAAGTACCATTTTCTCATTTGTCTATAGCTAACTGTTGAATTTTCATTATTCCACGTAACATTGACCTTCTCTTTCGTTTCTCTGAATCTATATGGTCCCATTTCAACAAAATGAGGCTTAACATTTTTGTCAGTAATGTTTATAGGATTGGtccaattgaaaaaatatatgtcaaAGAATATGGGAATAGTTGGCGCTTTCCAAATCGGAAAACTCTTTGACGATGGTGATAATTTCAATTGCTGAAAACAAATAAGGTATGCATTgttattaaatactagtgttgtgcccgatgtaatatcatcgcatgatctatggcatattaagctattaaataaaaaaaaattaaaagaaatgtgtcagccTTGTGTTcgatttcaaataccttttaaatatgtatatttaatttaatatttatatttaattttttaatatgaaaaaaaaaatgctaaaaactacctatgtacctaagtacatataaacaatataaagcaccaatagaaaaattaattaataaattaattaattaaataaattttaaacagaTGGCGCTAAATTCTCCGAGATTTATTagtctagaggaaacattggtagcaaacagtatatatagaagtttttttattgatttcttattatgttcgtattgtattcgtacgttttgttgatagtgtttttacatacatatgtatgtgcatatgtcgaatcgaaacgactattacatatagtacggcgagcgttatctcacatAGATACatttacacagacacacacagaatagcgctattatatttataacaagTGCTATgcccattgaaatttcaacgggtgctttcggattgatacatgattaaaaataaagttacaatatgaatagtaataattaatcggaatcggaactgaaacagaaatcgggaatcggttatgccaattaaattatgcaataaaaaaaaaatttaaaaacctgAAGTCAACATCGAAGCTAAAAttgaaatcgggaatcggataatatgaaaagtacgtatttttacatcgcgtgacgtaaACAAAAAGATTTATGACCATATGACATaaaccccggtcattgacctcgaaaagtt
The nucleotide sequence above comes from Arctopsyche grandis isolate Sample6627 chromosome 4, ASM5162203v2, whole genome shotgun sequence. Encoded proteins:
- the LOC143910329 gene encoding protein peste-like — protein: MQPKKIRWRVTLLPAIGALLAAAGAVLAICFDDIFQAILAQQLKLSPSSKSFPIWKAPTIPIFFDIYFFNWTNPINITDKNVKPHFVEMGPYRFRETKEKVNVTWNNENSTVSYRQMRKWYFDEEGSKGTLDDNITTLNAIAASAVYTSRYWNYIRQKGLSMGLTIFNQEISVTKTARELLFDGYDDPLLDLAKSLPQKETNAPPVDKFGWFYKRNGSTENDGYFNMATGYGNIKSFGVLKNWNNNTRTPFFSGSCAKVEGSAGEFYPPKLSKTQKISMFSADLCRTITFDYDEVVTVQGIPAYKYSGGSSILDNGTIHPENKCFCAGECQPSGTLNVSTCRYGSPAFISFPHFYLADPYYLDAIEGLSPDEDKHKFYIALEPTSGIPVDVAARFQLNFLVSPSNYVTLYNDVPHIFLPVLWFEQHVTVNAEIADGVKSLLKVPMMGNAVGLGLFALGIIIILWSPVRVNVKACRRLNRRKKDNPVPKIELEKSKPILNNMRAPKQHVNVLPSVEDQDEDEKDEEVAVVEPLNSVNNDLKKE